The nucleotide window CAATATTTAGAATCCAAATAAAATTAAGATCAGAAAttcatataatataattttataatattatattaaaaattttaatatttctcgagttagaattgaaattttaattggaCATGTATGATTTTGGATTTAGCAagttgagatttttttttcttatttacgttaaaattttaatattataaataatataagaaATTAAGGGGTGTATAtagatatattattattattaaaatattataaaatatagatAGATTATAAATAAATACAAGCCAAACAGAAAACAAGAAGAAATTTTTGTCTATGCCATGCTGATTTTTAAGTAATTAAACAACAACTAGATTAAACTTTCCCTTccatttcttttttcattttttttttaaattggatAATTTTAATCAAGTGTGATATGCTACAAGAAACTACCTCGCCCATACTGACGCAATttcaacttaattttttttttccaagctTCCACGGGAAACGCctaaaacagaaaaaaaaaaaaaaaatggttgcCAGGATGGTTTCAATCAATTGTCCGGAGTAATTCCATTCTACTCTCATCTGTTCAGTTCATCCATGTCTGATTTATTTGGTTCAGATTTCTAGTCCTCATTCCTTGGATTAGCTTAATTTAAGTTATGGTTGACCTTGTTTTCACCTAATCAAAaccaattaaatttatgaattgatCTAAAGACTAACTAAACATAGGAAAATATCGAGAAACTCTAATGACTATAATGACCACCGACAAACACATTGAGGTCTATTGGTACTTGTAATAACTTAAAGCAAATGCAAGGGTTATTATCAAATTGGTCAAGGGCTTTCTCCATAAATCAGGAGCCATGAGTTTCACAAAGGCTTTTATGGcatgcttaattttttttttttttttcttgataggAATTCATGAAATTCCTAACTGCAAAATGAGTACAATTACATTAAAAAAAGATAACGTGGCAAGCAAGAAGCTTGTGAATGATGATATATCTTTCCCTCTTATGAAAAGAATCCAAAGGAATTCTTCACCAGTGCTTCAAATTTGAAAGGCCTTTCAATCAGCCACGAAATAACAGTTCTGCAAAAATTAACACATTTTTTCAGCCAGAATAAGgtaggattaaaaaaaaaaaaaaacaacctaTTGCAAGGAATGTCAGTAACAATAACATCATCATGAATCAGACTTGGAGACATCTAAATATTAAGTCACCAAATCTACCCGAAGAATTTTTATATGGTGAGATGAATTTGATGAATCCAGCAATAGATTGCCTTGTGCAAAACCTTGGTAGTTGATTTACTTAATGATTTATAAATTTCCTTGATTAACATATGCTAAATAACAGCTGATTTcttaactaaaattttttattccATCCAAAATATTTGCCCAACTCAAGACAATCAACCTACTAATTGTTACCAAAAGCCATCCAATGTGCTAAACTTTGAGCCAAATGCAATGACTTTCCACTGGGAATAGTAGTCACAAAAAACTGTCTGCCAGTTTTACCTACTCAAATATATTTCTGGACAACTTCCACAAGAAAATGAGACAAATTTTGGTTTTAATCTTTTGGTGAGAAAAGGATCTATCTTCCATCCAACCTTTTACCACAAGAGATTCCAATGACTGAATTAATCTGTCTTAGCAATGAGTTGTGTTACTCGTGGAACTCACCATCTTTGAGAACATCAACTTCCTTTGAATGATGACCCCCATGTCAACAACAAAATAAGATGATATAAAAATTCCCTTTGACTCTAAGTGCTGATAAGGGATTTGAGTACCTAAGTACTCAAGCATTACTAGAAGAAATTAAGAAATAATTGACACTACATATTTGGAATTGTGCACCTCAATTTGAAAGGCAAACGTTTGTCATCTTCCTTCTTCTGCTACTCTAAGTCTCTAAGTCATAATTAAAAATCTCCCAATATGCTGATTCTGCAATGACCTCATCCAATTATACACAAAAAGCAATATTCTAAATAGCTGTATTGTGACTTACGAGCATGATACTGACAATAAAAGATAGACAAACAAAGGGGAAAATGACATATAAACACATGATGATGCTAAGGTATTCATGCACACTCAAAATCTGTctggaaaaagaaaacaaattacaATTAGAACATTGTTCCCTTGAATGGTTTTGATTTTGTGGTGTAGACAAACCTCATAAGGCTGATGGAGATGAGCGGTCAACCACGCCTGGCAGCCAATCATTAAAGAAATCTAGGCAGCCTGTCTCCACTTGGGATAGGGCACCAAGGGGAGTTACAGTAATCTGAAATGAATACAAGTATTCTGTTACTTATGGACATTTTTATTCATAATTTCAGGTTAGTATCAACATATAGACAAAGATAGTAACGCACATATCCTTCCTGAAGAAATCTATGATCTGTATCATCATCATCAACTTGAGTTCCCTTTGCCTATAAGAATTGAAGGAAAACATTTCTTAAATTTAAGTATGCATAAttctagaaaaagaaaagagtgaAAGAAGGATTAAAAGAGCAACATCCAAATCGTGCATCTCCATTCCAAGAGCACATAACAATTTAAGATATCTTAATTATCCACAAACAGCAGCCACAATCAACTTTATTTTCTTTCTGTTTGAAATGGTGATTGATCATAATATACTCAAAACATTTAGATCAAACAGAAAAAGTTTAATATTTGTATACAACTCCATAATCAACTGACTCTATACTCTATGGGTTCATTTGTTGAGCCAATTGACCTACCAATCCAATTCTCGTATTTGAGAAGGATGTCTCTCCCTCCCAAATTTGAGCAGAAAGTGGTTTagacaaaaagaaaaggaaataataaataattttaaaaaggaAAGAAGTGATGAAGGGGGAAGGCGCACACTGCATTATGTTATCCCAGATGACAAAGAATCTCACCCATCATTTGGCCAGGGAAAAGCTTTAGCTTTAGACAGAAAAGTCAAGACAATATTATAACAGGAATATCTACTAAGCAGAAAAATTAATGGAAAACTTGTTAATAAAGGGATAAACATATAATAAAAAAAGAGACCCACTTCTCTTCCAAACCACATTTGTTCTTGTGATACATTTGATGCACCAGTTTCTGTTTGCGCAGCTGAATTTGTGTCCATTGTCATTGTTGATAACATTTTCCCTCCTGTGCCATAAGGAACTTGCTTCCACCCCATCTTAAAAATGCTTTTGCCCTGCTTAGTCAGCTTATATCCCTTAAGGAGGCACAGGAAACAGCCAAGACATAAAATAACATTTCAGTTTATAAGCATAATAGAATCACTAATAATCTTATGATAAGCTAGAATGTGACGGGCCCTACATTCTAAAGTAAGAAGGAACTATATGCAACACATGAGATTATAAGAATGACAAATGAAACGGGTTGTAACACCAGCCTCTACTCTCCCTTGTCAGACTGAATCCTCTTATTTCATACTTCcctccaaaaatgagaatattaATCTGAAGGGGCAGACAGAAATATTTCAGCAGAAAAACAAGAGTCACATACAGCCAATGTAAATGTCCAGGTGCATCTGCACTTATATTTAGGGTTTAAAACTGACAGTTCTAACCAACTGAACCATGCAACAAAACAGTTTGTAAATCAATAAAAGAATATTTCCAAACAGGATTCACTTCACAGTTTAGACTTTTTGTCAACCCCTCAAGAATGACTCCAACAAAACGAGAATTAaagattattttaaaaaatcCGTTTAATTTTTTCCATTAATTGTTCTTGAAAAGTTTTAGCTTCCTTGTCTGCAAGATGAAACCATCAGCATTCACCAACGTGGAAAATGAAATGAAGATACATCCAAAAGAAATGCCAATGCCAAAATGTTTCCTTAATTTTGTATGCAACACTGATACTGTAATATTTTGACAAGCTACCCTGAAACTTACCTTATGATTAGCAACATTTGTTGGCAAATCTATATTCAGAAAACAACCTGAAGGGTAATTTTGATTCCTAATCTCAACAAGAACAGCACTTATGATCGGTATGCAAGCTTCAGCTGCAAGTGTGAAGTCCTGAATAGTGCTTTTACTTCCAGACCTATAGGTAACAAAAATAGCCATATGGAAAACAAATTACCCTTTTTGCAATTTTTTTGTCAAACATTTTTGCATGTTAAAAGAATTCTAAGGTTCAAATTCAATCATAAAAAAAGTTAATAGGAAAAAAAAAGTCCTTCTCACTGATCTGGAATTCTGGACTTAAGAATTGAAACACATGTGTGCGTACCAATCATATGAAATGGAGATGGAAGGTACATCATTAAAGATGGCCTCCCGAGCACCGGCAACAGTACCAGAATAAACACTGCAATTATTGAGGGATCCATAAGCATAACATCACGCAGATAACTAAAACAAAAATACATTAAAGACAAGTCAGTTAGAAGCCCTAGTGGTTAAAGGGACACTTTCTTGTTTGATCATAATGTTAAGGGCATGCTTCCTGTACCCCAAACTCAATACCTGTACTCTTTTCTTACAAAATTTTCACTTCAAAAGAGAGAGGGAGTGGAGGATGGAAGAGTAGAAACTACAGTAAGGAAATAAAATTTTGCAGCTGAAAACCTAGGAGAATATGAAAGCCTAAGAAGTGCAATATTACTAACATGTGATAGCCGCAGTTGCTCCCCATATTTATACCACTGATAACCTATATGAAGGAATAGAAAAATATATTAGCACCTTCATGCAGCAATCTGTTGATCAACAGAACCTAAACATGTGAAAAAAGGATGTGTGGAAACATTTTGTTCAGCACAAAAGCGTTCTCCAATAAAGTAACCTCAACTAAGAAAGATGAGATatccaaattaaaaagtaaaattgtCTTGTCATTGTTGATTGCAACTCTCAAACAGTCAAACCATCAAAGTGAAATTGTTTTGATAGACCACAGCAGAGAAgaagaacaatatatatatatatatatatatatatatatatatatatatatatatatatatatatatatatgcaagaaAGAGAGCAAAAGAGTAACAATCTTAAATGAATCCACTCCAGCAGTGGGTTCATTCAGGCTTTTATAACTGCAGATTAAAGCAGATAGCTACCAGATCAGGAATTGACGGAAATAATGCTTTGGAGACTCCTAAAGAAGCACAATCAGCTGGAGTGCCTGCAAATTATAGTAGAATTTCAATTTTTCTAGAAAAATTACTTTGAATATAAGAAAAAGCATTAGTAGTACAAATTGGAGATGTTGATTGATGGTCCGTGTTCAAAGTTTGCCTCcggaaaaattaaaagaaaaaataaaaaggaaactcAAAGGTCTATGAATTGCAGCGGAAAActttaaaaaataatagaaaagcaGAATTCTCACGAGGCAGCTagtgcttcttttttttttttccctactACAACAATGAACTGAATTGAAAGAATAAACAAGAGAAACATGACAGAGTTAGTATATGCAAAATCAGTAGTGGCATAAATGTTTATGCTCAATTTCCCATTCTAAAGCCTTTGTTTCACTAAACAAATAACTTTCTGCATGACATACAATATGAGGAAGTGTTTCAAACATAATTTTTGAGAGTTCAAAATCAATCTCAACAAAATCCTGCATACTAAAGAATGAACAGGAAAAGATTGGAAAGAAACGCAGTTGATGCATGTTTAAATCCTAATACCTAAAATGAGAATTTGAACAAAGATAAGGCGTATATAAACAATAGCACACCAGAAACTGCAAAGGCTGTTGCTCCATCAATGCCTACTCGCCGAGCTGAAATAGGATGACGCCAAGTAATGCAATGACTGACGCCGGATTTTTCCCTGAAAAATGTTCAATCAGCGATCAATTCATTCGATATAGGAAAGCAATAGTATAAGTTTCAAAAGAATACTACAATAGAAATCACAATCGGAGGAGCAATCGCAGCACAGAATTTCCAATATTAAGCTAAAAATAAACGCAGCAGGTACAGGTCTATGAggataaagaaagaaaataaaacataCGAATCAGGGGCGCAAACCAGGACGTGGAAGCGATCAGTGGAGATGAGGACGCAAACCAGAGAACGGAGTCCTGGTGCGTCAATACCGTCGTCGTTGGTGACCATGATCGTGGGCTTCTGATCGGAGTTATAAACGGCACTATCTTCCATTTCTGTGGACGGAAGTGACAAGCAGGAAGAAAGGAAGGAGAGTGCGCCTCGCAAACGCGAAAAGCAATAAACCAGAAaaaggaatgaaatgcaacagTAACGCTGTCTCTATTCCACCTCCTCTCAAGTGTTGGTCAATTATGGCCGCATGAGGCTGCTGGTGTGggaattttccctttttttttttcattaattcttGCTCTTATCTGTTTTTAATTCCATTTTGTAGACTCTCATTCTTTTTTTAATATAGAAGACTAGCTTTAGAGTCTTAGCGTAACTGCTTGGAATTTTGATGGGCTGGAAGAGATATTCAAAAGGGTGAACCAatacttttaaaaaaatttattcaacATATGGACGATAGCAAATAGAGTATCTATTAGCAGCTTAttagatattttatttattaataataataattatcaataattttattaaacacttatataaattaattattaattatcagCAATAATTATCAATGATcagttattaattatatttattaattaagctAAATAAACTTTATTTTGTTAATAAGTCATGTGTTATAATtggaataataatttttttagaaattgTTAAGAATTTCTATTTGGaagtgtaaattattattttttaataagtataaattttaaattttaaataaaaataaatagtaaattGTAATATTACATTTCACACCTTTTTCATTGTAAAATAACATGAATAAAAGTTAATAACTTATAAATATTAAACTAAATCAATAAATAGATATCACGtatcataaatataaataatttgtactcatttatatgtgatatttatattatgtatggCTTTGAGGGGAAGAGGgacgggaaaaaaaaaaaaagtgaatatttTTAAAATGCGGGAAAAGGTGGGGGAATAAGAAAATATTAtcaatttattttgataatttaaaattatttttttaacaggagtgttgtcccaaaatagtccaagaggggggtaaattggactttaataatttttcggcccttgcttgtagcctaatgaaaaattgtggtttTGTTTAACTAGGTGCTTTACTAAATAAaatgaaagtaatatgtgctttaataatgtgttcctaagttgcaattcaagcctcaatcaatgtatatggtaATAACTGACAAAGCATGCATCATACAATGTATAACTAATTTCTCAAATCACTCAatatgtccacaaatttatcaactcaatctattcaagcaacattcaatatcatgtataagaagaaaaatttaaattgcacaaaaataaggaggtcaaggttagagagatcaaacacaacgatttttatagtggttcggcttaactagcctacatccactctctcaaagaaccctctttgagtcttctctccactatttgctcttttgaaggcaagagaccaaaagccctttacaactttttaacaccaagcttttaccaaggtaactTGAAACCTTCACAAATGCTATTACAACCActtactctctcaagcttcaataggtgcttgtacaacctctcttaaatgcaattcaatattgtaacactcactcttactcaatacaaatcaaactataaagaagagatgagttgatttgccaatggaagctcaaaatctttaaagcttttgaatgaaagcaataaatgaaaaatcaaagttggagttcaaatgtaagctttcatcaagtgtaaatgaagtgaAGAATGTGTATTtgtagtcccaaatcattttagaccgtttgaaacccttttggaacgttatacacactgcccaagacaaaatagccgttattttgtctttttgtgcgaagttgagcagctctgataaattagcaaactaatgaaattttaggagcagtcagtaaactggttagtaaactaaaaatttagcaaactcattagcaaacaaaaaatttagcaaactaagtcaacagctgcatatctcaacttgcaatttcaaatgatttagaccttaaaaaatattttaatggtagtatccaaggtcatgatgagaaaaagtaattagaaaataaaatttcatttttgagcttcatattactaaattctcatccattctttttaca belongs to Hevea brasiliensis isolate MT/VB/25A 57/8 chromosome 4, ASM3005281v1, whole genome shotgun sequence and includes:
- the LOC110654132 gene encoding uncharacterized protein LOC110654132 isoform X2, translated to MEDSAVYNSDQKPTIMVTNDDGIDAPGLRSLVCVLISTDRFHVLVCAPDSEKSGVSHCITWRHPISARRVGIDGATAFAVSGTPADCASLGVSKALFPSIPDLVISGINMGSNCGYHIVYSGTVAGAREAIFNDVPSISISYDWSGSKSTIQDFTLAAEACIPIISAVLVEIRNQNYPSGCFLNIDLPTNVANHKLTKQGKSIFKMGWKQVPYGTGGKMLSTMTMDTNSAAQTETGASNVSQEQMWFGREAKGTQVDDDDTDHRFLQEGYITVTPLGALSQVETGCLDFFNDWLPGVVDRSSPSAL
- the LOC110654132 gene encoding uncharacterized protein LOC110654132 isoform X1, producing the protein MEDSAVYNSDQKPTIMVTNDDGIDAPGLRSLVCVLISTDRFHVLVCAPDSEKSGVSHCITWRHPISARRVGIDGATAFAVSGTPADCASLGVSKALFPSIPDLVISGINMGSNCGYHIVYSGTVAGAREAIFNDVPSISISYDWSGSKSTIQDFTLAAEACIPIISAVLVEIRNQNYPSGCFLNIDLPTNVANHKGYKLTKQGKSIFKMGWKQVPYGTGGKMLSTMTMDTNSAAQTETGASNVSQEQMWFGREAKGTQVDDDDTDHRFLQEGYITVTPLGALSQVETGCLDFFNDWLPGVVDRSSPSAL